The following nucleotide sequence is from Nitrospirota bacterium.
GAGCGGGGCATATTCGAATACCGGCAATCCGGCATTCATAGCCGCGAGAATCGCAACACCCCGCGCGTGCCCGAGCTTAAGCGCGGATTGAATATTCTTGGAGACGAACAGGTCCTCAACCACGACCACCTGCGGCCGGTGCTTGGCAATGATCTTCTCAAGCTCTTCATATATTTTTTTGAGCCTCAGGGGAAACGGCTGTTTTGCCGACGGACTGATGCCTCCCGATACCACGTGGAACAACTTATGGTCCTCCTCCATTACGATCCCGTAACCGGTCGTCAGCGTCCCCGGATCAATTCCCAGCACCTTCATAACCCCCCCCTATAAACGTCATTGCAAAATGCAAAGTGCAGAGTGCAAAATGTAAAATAAAATAAGCGGTTCATAGACTTTGCAATTTGCATTTTGCAATTTGCATTCGGCGTGCGAAGCATGCCGCTACACCGCGTTCAAAATCTCTTCCGGTATGTCGAAGTTGGCATACACATTCTGGACATCGTCATTGTCCTCGAGCGTCTCCACCAGTCGGAGCATTTGCTGAGCTTCTTTGCCGTCGAGTTTTACGTAGGTCTGCGGGATCATGGTGATCTCGGCAACCTCCAGGGAAACACCCGCATCTTCGAGCGACTTCCGCACCTTTTCAAAATCGTTCAGCGCCGTCGTGACAACGAAATTGTCGTCCTCAGGCTGCATGTCCTCGGCCCCTGCGTCGAGGGCCAGCGTCATAAGCTTTTCCTCATCGACCTTGGCGCTGTTGACCACAAGATACCCCTTCTTGTGGAACATCCAGGAAACGCATCCTGCTTCGCCCATATTGCCGCCGGCCTTGCTGAAGATATTACGGATCTCGGATACCGTCCTGTTCCGGTTGTCGGTCATGGACTCGATAATGACCGCTACGCCGCCCGGCCCGTATCCCTCGTAGATTATCTCCTCGTACGAGACCCCCGGCAGTTCACCCGTGCCTTTCTGGATCGCGCGCTTGATATTCTCGGCCGGCAGGCTGATCGATTTCGCCTTGGCGACCGCGGTCCTGAGCCGCGGATTACCGTTGGGATCACCACCGCCCAGTCTGGCCGCCACGGTGATCTCCTTCCCGATCTTTGTAAAGCTTTTTCCACGCTTCGCATCAGTTGCGGCTTTCTTGTGTTTCGTTGTTGCCCACTTTGAATGACCTGACATGAAACCTCCTGTAATTCAGATAAATATTGCAAAATGCAAATTTGCGATTCGCAAAATTAGCTTCACCTTTGCACTTTGAATTTTTCATTTTACAATTTGCATTCAGCAGTTATGGATTGCAGCTACTCATGCTCCATTTCTTCCTTGGGTTTTGTGAAGATCATCCGTCCCGCCGCGGTCTGGAGCACGCTGGTAACCGCCACATCCACGTTCTTGTTCATGTGCTTGCGGCCGTTCTCCACCACGATCATCGTGCCGTCGTCAAGATAGGCCACTCCCTGACCCAGTTCCTTGCCCTCTTTGAGAACGAACACCCGCATGCTCTCTCCCGGAAGCGCCACGGGCTTCACGGCATTCGACAGGTCGTTGATATTCAGGATCTTGACGCCCTGAAGTTCCGCGACCTTGTTGAGGTTGAAGTCGTTTGTGATGACCTTGGCGCCGAGCGACTTGGCCAGGGCGATCAGTTTACTGTCCACTTCACGTATCTTTGGGAAATCCTCTTCAGTGATCCGGACCTCCATGTGGCTCATCTTCTGGATACGGTGCAGAATATCGAGTCCGCGCCTTCCCCGCGCCCGCTTGAGGGAATCCGAGGAATCGGCAATATGCTGGAGTTCGTGAAGGATGAACTGCGGGATGAGGATCGTGCCGTCGAGGAATTCGGTCTCGCACACGTCCGCGATCCTCCCGTCGATGATCACGCTCGTGTCCATGATCTTGGTGTTCTCTTCCGCACCGCCTTTGAAGAGCTTTTTTAAGTTCGCGGGGTTGAACTTCTCGCCCTCCCGGATACCAATGACAATGCCTATGTAGCCGAAGAAACCGTTCATGAGCAGAAGAATGAATTGCACGATGCTGCGATCAAGCGGTACGTACTTGAGGGGTGCGGCGATGATGGTGGCCGACGTCAGGCCGAGGATAAAACCGAGTATCCCGCCGATAATAACCTTTAAGGCGACTCTTCTGAACAGATATTCAGTAAGAATGATCATGATCGCAACACCGCACCCAACGGCCATGCCTTCGACTTTGCTGACCTGATCATACAGCTGTGTGGCCTCATAGTAACCAAGAAGCGTGCTTAATAAAACAAACAATATACGGATGAGGATAAGTCCCATTGTTCTCACCTCCCTTGATAAAATAGAAAATAAAATAAATGATGCGGGTTTCAAGCCTCTTGCAAATATTTTCCTGCTGTCCTTCCTGCGGCGACCCACAGCCGGGATCTCGTGCTCACCGCTTGAAAAACCATATCACCGGCAAATGTCCGGCGGTGATGACGGACCGTTTCGCAAGAACCTTATATACTACCTGTCTGTGAGGGAACCGTGCCACCGTTGAGGAAGCGAGGCTATTCCGGACGTACGGTAACAAACAGATCGTGCCCCTTCCTGCGGAGGAGGAGCAGCAGTCTTTCTTCGGCCTTGATCTTCGAAGCGATTCTCTTATACTCATCCAGTGATGCGATATTTTTCTGGTTTATCTGGAGAATAATATCACCAGGCCTGATCCCGACCTCAAAGAGCTTGCTGCCGGGTTCGATCTTTACGACAACCACGCCTTTTTCGTTTTCCTCAAAACCAAAGCGTTGCGCGAGGTCGGGCGTAAGTTCGCGCACGACAAGTCCGGCAAGCGCACTGCTCTCTTTCGCATTGTTCTCCTCTGCTTCGTTCTCCGGTGACGACGCATCCGCCAGCTTTTTGGGCAGCTCCGCGATGACCACCTCAACCACGACCTCCTTTTTATCACGAAGCAATGTTACTTTCACCGTCGTGTTGATCGGGGTCTGGGAAACCATGTTCCGGAGATGGCCCGTATCCTCAACCAGCTTGCCGTTGTACTGAAGGATCACGTCGCCCTGCTTGATCCCCGCTTTCTCGGCGGGGCTGCCCTTCATCACACTGCTCACGAGCGAGCCTTTCTGGTCCTTGACACCGAATTCATCCGCGAGGTCGGAGGTCACCTCCTGGATGCTCACGCCGAGCCATCCGCGTACCACTTTCTTGTACTTGAGGAGGCTGTCCATGACCTGTTTCGCCATGCTGCTCGGTATCGCAAACCCGATCCCCTGGTAACCGCCGGTCCTCGACAGAATCGCGGTATTGATACCGATCAGCTCTCCACGCGCGTTGATGAGCGCGCCTCCCGAGTTGCCGGGATTGATGGCCGCATCGGTCTGGATGAAATCTTCATAGTCCGCGATGCCCACGTTCGCCCTGCCGACGGCGCCGATCACACCCATGGTCACGGTCTGGTTCAAACCAAAAGGGTTTCCGATCGCGAACACGATCTCTCCCACCTTCAGTTTGTTGGAATCGCCCCAGGGAAGCGCGGTAAGCCCGTTGACATCGATCTTGATGACCGCGAGATCGGTCTTCGGGTCAGCGCCGATAAGTTTGGCCTTGTAAGCCTTTTTCGTGGAAAGAAGCACCTTGATCTCCTGGGCCTTCTCGATCACGTGGTTGTTCGTGATGATATATCCGTCCTCGGACACAATGACTCCGGACCCCAGACTCTGCTCCTTCTGCTCCTTCGGCGCGTTGGGATGCGGGACCTGGTCGCCGAAGAACCTCCTGAAGAACGGGTCCTCGAAAAGGTCAAGGGGCATTTCTTCGCGGGACTTGATCACCCTGGTCGTGGAGATGTTCACCACAGAAGGTGTTGCCACCGCGGCAACCTCGGATTGGGCCTCGGAGAGCTGCGTCAGGACATCAACGGACTTCGACGATATCTGACTCTTGGCAGGAAGCTGGTTCATGATCTCGAGATGCGAAGAAAGAAGAAGACCGACGAATACGCCGAGGACGAGTATGAACAACAGGGACAGGGTGAATCTTTTCTTATTGATCATGGGGATGAATAACCTCCGGATGGTACATCTGCATTAGGATGAACCCTTGCGAACCAGCAAACTCTATTCTACCAGAAAGGGATGAATCTTTTCAAGCCCTTTTTATTATTGATAAAAAAGACATGTTGACCTATAATATCATTGACCGATCCCTTCAGGAAAGAGAGAGCGATTTTTGTCGACAAAAGACCGTTCAAAGAGACCTGCTGCAGGTCACCTGGAAAAACTGGACAAAACATATGTCTGGCATCCCTTTACCCAGATGAAAGACTGGGAAAAGGACGCTCCGGTCATCATCGAAAGCGGCAAGGGATCGATCCTCACCGATATCCGCGGCAAAAAATACATCGACGGCGTATCATCGCTCTGGGTCACCGTCCACGGACATCGAAAAAAAGAGATCGACCAGGCGGTGGCTCGACAGCTCAAGAAGATCTCCCACTCCACCCTGCTGGGACTCTCGAACGTCCCTGCGATACTGCTCGCGGAAAAACTCATCGCACTGGCGCCGAGGGGGCTCTCGAAGGTATTCTATTCCGACAGCGGATCGACCGCGGTCGAGATCGCGCTCAAGATAGCCTTCCAATACTGGCAGCAGAAAGGGCCGGAATACCAGCGAAAGACCGGTTTTCTTTCTCTCGCCGGAGCTTACCACGGCGACACGATCGGGTCCGTGAGCGTGGGCGGCATCGACCTGTTTCACACCATCTACAAGCCGCTCTTGTTCCACACCCGCAAGCTTGAGTCTCCCCATTGTTACCGCTGTGAGTATGGACTCACCTATCCGGAATGCCAGAAAACCTGTTTTATGCATGCCGAGAGAACGATCCAGAAATACGCCTCCGTGACCGCCGCCCTTATCATCGAACCCCTTGTTCAGGGGGCCGCCGGCATGCTCGTCCAACCGCCGGGTTACATAAAGCGGATCAGGGAACTCTGTACGAAGAACAATATTCTGATGATCGCGGACGAAGTGGCAACCGGATTCGGCAGGACCGGAAAGATGTTCGCCTGCGAGCACGAACAGGTTTCTCCGGACATTTTGTGCCTGGCCAAGGGGATCACCGGCGGATACCTTCCCCTCGCGGCCACGCTCACCACGGAGGAGATCTACCGAGGCTTTCTCGGTGAATACGAGGAGTTCAAGACCTTCTTCCACGGCCATACCTACACCGGGAATCCACTTGCCTGCGCCGCATCCATCGCCAGCATCGATCTCTTCAAAAAAGAGAAAACGCTGGTGAGGCTCCAGCCGAAGATAGCTCACCTGAAAAAGGAATTGGCGCGTCTATCAGAGCTCAAGTATGTCGGAAATATCAGGCAGAAAGGCTTCATGATCGGAATTGAAATGGTAAAGGACAGGGCGACGAAGATGCCCTATGCGCCTGTGGACAGGATCGGCGCAAAAATAGTAATGGAATGTCGCAAGCGCGGCCTTATTATCCGTCCCCTTGGAGATGTTATCGTGCTCATGCCGCCGCTCTCGATATCGCTGCAGGAACTCAAACAGATGATGCAGATCGTATTTACGTCGATCAAGCTGGTTACGGAAACCAGTTGAGCGGTGTTGACCTTAGTCTCTTTTCTCCGGATCAACGCCTCCGGAATTCTGTGAGGCCGCATCGTCACCGTCTTGAGTAAGAGCGTTGAGTTCTTTCAGCGCTTTAGCCGCTTTTTTTCCCTTTTCTCCAGACTCATGCTGAACCGCGTTAACCTCGCCCTTCAGGGTTTTGAACATGTTGACCACATCCTCCCCATGAGCAACTATCAGGTAAACAGACATCCCCCACAAAACGACCGCGCGGACAATTTTAATGGCCTTTTTATGGTCCGCATCGATGATTCCCAGGATCACAAAAACGAACAGGGCGCTCACCACGACTACGACGGAGATCAACACCCTGCCGCTGAAAAAACTTTTTGTATATCCTTCAATCGATACTGTTCCCCGGTCAGAGGATGATTCTGCATTCTCCGGAATTGCTTCCGCCTGTACCTGGGGCTGCTTTTGTATTGCGGGGTTCCTCGCTTGTTCCTGATCCATGTTGACTATTTTGGCGGTTGCCCGACACGGTTCAGGAACAGACTGAAGATCATCGGCGAAACAAATGATGCCGTTTTGATCAATATATTTGTAGATGGCCGCGAAACTATTCGACGTTGCCGACAACACAATGGCAATCACAAAAACCAGTATGAGCCGTGTCTGCATGTTCATCACCATCCTTTTGAAATCGGTGCCTAAAAACGATAATAATTAAATTTCGGCACAAAGTCAATGCATTCATTTTGGCAATTTTCAAACCCAGACGTAACGGTTTTCTTGGCGTGATCCCCTGAGTGGCCGGTTCATTTTTTGGCTATTGCGGCTTTGCGAGAGATGCTTTTAGTTTTTCCCTTCGTGCCTCTCACTTGTCCTGTATCGCACAATTTCTGAATACGTTGCATTTATCATGGATTTATATGATAATGTTTCATGCATGCTTCACCGGAGAAGACAATGGATAAAAAACAGGTCATGAGCTGGTGTCTCTTCGATTTCGCGAACTCGAGCTACTCGGCGGTGATCGCCGCGGTCATCTTCCCGGTCTATTACGCCGGCGTGATCGTCGGGAACACCTCCGGTGAGGGCGACCTCTGGTGGGGACGGGCCATCTCCCTGAGCATGCTCTTTATCGCACTCTCCTCTCCGTTCCTCGGCGGCATCGCCGACTATGCGGGTCTGCGAAAAAGGCTTCTTGCGTTCTATACCGCGATATGCGTCGTTGCCCTGTCGGGATTTACGCTCCTCACGCCGGGCGCGGTCATCGCCGGGTTCATCCTAGCCGTATTCGCAAACATCGGTATGGAAGGCGGCCTGGTCTTCTACAATTCCTTCCTTCCCCGGATAGCCCCGGCGGAGTATCACGGCAGGGTGTCGAGTTGGGGCTTCAGCATCGGATACGCAGGCTCCATCTCCTCGCTCCTGATCGCACTGCCGCTCGTCAAAGCCGGGCATTACGGCATGACGTGGATTGCAACCGCGGCCTTCTTCGCGATCTTTTCCCTTCCCGCCTTCCTGTTTCTGCCGCAAGACTCGCGGGCCGATGTCACGGCGTTTCAAGCAGGGACCCGTGGCGTTGGACTGGCCTGGAAAACCATCAAGAAACTCTGGACACGCAAAGAACCGAGAAAATTTCTGATCGCCTATCTGTTCTATGAAGACGGGGTCAATACGGTCATCGTCTTTTCAAGTATCTTTGCCGCGACAACACTGCATTTCGGGACCGGCGAGCTCGTCGGGCTCTACATCACCGTACAATTGACGGCACTCATCGGCGCCTTCCTCCTGGCAAAACCCACCGACACCTGGGGGCCCAAAAAGATCGTGATGCTTTCCCTCGTCCTCTGGACTCTCGTGGCCGTTATAGCCTATTTTGTGCAGACCAAACCGCAGTTCTGGGCCGTGGCATGCACCGCCGGACTGGGGCTCGGGAGCGTACAGGCCGGCACGCGCGCCTTTTACACCCAATTCGTGCCAAAGGGCAGCGAAGCTGAATATTTCGGTGTGTACTCCCTTGTGGGCAAATCCTCCGCCATCCTCGGGCCTCTCGTCTTCGGTTTCGTGTCGTCAACCTTCGGAAGCCAACGGCCCGCGATCCTCTCCATTGCGCTTTTTTTTATCATTGGGCTGATCCTGCTCAGCAAAGTTAAGGGTGGAGGACCGAACGTCAGTAAAGGGTGAAACTAACCGGGGTGCCATAAGCCTCCTATCGGAGCAACCCGGCATAAAACGGTACGGTCTATTGGCGTGCTTCCGAACTTCCGGCTCCTGACCTCAGACCACCGGTTCATCAGTATTTCTTCTTGACAAAACGGGGGCTTCCCCTTATAATTCGATGCTTACAGCGCTTGCAGCCTCCAGAGTGATCAAAATGGCCATGAAGATCAACGATATACCGCCAGAGGGGCTTACACTGGAGCTGAAACAGAAGCTGGACCTGTTCGACACGGGAACAGCATCAACGGCCTTTACCTCGATCCTTTCCATCAGGCCGATGGGTGCCGGTGCCTTCCACATAAAAGGCCGTGTTCAGGCTGACCCGGAACTCGAGTGCAGCCGGTGTCTGAAAGTTTTTTTGTATCACAGCGATACGGAACTGGATATAACCCTTGCGCCGGAGAAAGCCCTTGGTACTGCCCCGGAGTATGAGTTGGGTCAGTCAGAGCTCGACGTGGAGTTCTACCGGGGCGAGGAGATAGAGCCGCTCGATCTGGTAAAAGAGCAGTTGTTGATTACCGTCCCCATGGTGCCGCTCCATCGTCCCGACTGCAAGGGCCTCTGTTCCGTCTGCGGAACGGACCTGAATGAAACGGACTGTGGTTGCAAGAAGGACAACCCGGGTGAATTCGGGGCATTTTCCGTCTTAAAGGATCTCTTGAAAAAATGACGGTTTCTCATCTGGAGAAACGTCACCCTGAGCGAAGCGAAGGGTCTTGTAACAAAAATAGCTTAAGGAGTTTACCCGAACATGGCAAATCCAAAACACAAAACATCCAAGTCCCGCAGGGACAAGAGGCGCACTCACAAGCACCTCGAGGCCCCGAATCTCACTGCCTGTCCGCAATGCCAGGAAGTGAAACAGCCCCATCACGCATGCCTGTCCTGCGGCACCTACAACGGCCGCGAGATCGCAACGATTAAGCAGATATAACCGGAGCTTGCTCAAAGGCAAAGGGATGATACTGTATTTTCCGGTATGACTCTTTGCCTTTTATATTGCGGAGAGCTCGTATGAAGATCGCTGTTGATGCTATGGGGGGAGACAATGCGCCTCAAGCCATCGTCGCCGGAGCTGTACAGGCGGCGAAGGAGTATGGGGTCGGCATCATCCTGGTGGGCATTGAACAAAGCATCCAGGCGGAACTCAAAAAGCACCCCCACGCACGGTCACTCCCGATAGAGGTACGGAACGCCACCGAAGTGGTGGATATGCTCGATTCTCCGGTCACGGTCTTTCGGAGAAAGAAAGACTCTTCGATCCGCGTGGCCAATGAGCTTGTCAAGAGCGGCGAAGCAGTGGCCGTTATCAGCGCGGGACATACCGGCGCGGCCATGGCCACATCGCTCTTTGTCCTGGGAAAGCTCGAGGGGATCGAACGCCCGGCCATCGCCACGTTCATGCCCACGATGAAAGGCACCTCCATCATCCTGGACGTGGGAGCGAACGTCGATTGCAAACCGAACCATCTTCTGCAGTTCGCCGTAATGGGCGAGGTCTACGCCAAGTACCTGCTCAAGAACCCCAACCCCCGCATAGGTTTGCTCTCCATCGGCGAAGAGGCGACCAAGGGGAATGAGCTCACCAAGGAGGCGTTCAAACTCCTGACCGAGACATCGCTTAATTTTATCGGCAATGTTGAGGGGCGTGACGTAATGTCCGGCAATGCGGACGTGGTCGTCTGTGACGGTTTTATCGGCAATGTGGTGCTCAAGCTCTCCGAAGCCGTGGCGGAAGCCATCGGGCTCATGATCCGGGAGAATATCGGCGACAACTTGATCAAGAAACTCGGCTATTTCATGATGAGGCCGGTCTTCCGGGCCCTCAAACGCCGAGTCGATTACGCGGAGTATGGAGGAATGCCCCTCATCGGCATCAACGGCATCAGTATCATCAGTCACGGCAGATCGTCGGCCCAGGCAATCAAGAACGCCATCCGCGTCGCCGCCGAACTGGCGAAGAGCGAGGCAATCAGGCACATCCACGAGGACATCGAAAAAAACATGGAACTGGTCAGGGCCAAATGATCCACGCGCGAATAACAGGAACCGGGTCATACGCACCGAAGAAGATCGTCACCAATCATGACCTCGAGAAGCTCGTGGACACGAGCGACGACTGGATCACGGAACGCACCGGCATCAAGGAACGCAGGATCGTGGAAAAGGGGCAAACCACGTCGGATCTGGCTTACGAGGCAAGCATAAAAGCGCTGAAAGCCGCGGGTCTTGGCGTCAATGACCTGGACCTCATCCTTGTAGCGACGACCACTCCGGACATGGTGATGCCGAGTCTCGGCTGCGTACTCCAGGATAAGCTCGGCGCAAAAAAAGCCGC
It contains:
- the rpmF gene encoding 50S ribosomal protein L32, whose product is MANPKHKTSKSRRDKRRTHKHLEAPNLTACPQCQEVKQPHHACLSCGTYNGREIATIKQI
- the bioA gene encoding adenosylmethionine--8-amino-7-oxononanoate transaminase, which encodes MSTKDRSKRPAAGHLEKLDKTYVWHPFTQMKDWEKDAPVIIESGKGSILTDIRGKKYIDGVSSLWVTVHGHRKKEIDQAVARQLKKISHSTLLGLSNVPAILLAEKLIALAPRGLSKVFYSDSGSTAVEIALKIAFQYWQQKGPEYQRKTGFLSLAGAYHGDTIGSVSVGGIDLFHTIYKPLLFHTRKLESPHCYRCEYGLTYPECQKTCFMHAERTIQKYASVTAALIIEPLVQGAAGMLVQPPGYIKRIRELCTKNNILMIADEVATGFGRTGKMFACEHEQVSPDILCLAKGITGGYLPLAATLTTEEIYRGFLGEYEEFKTFFHGHTYTGNPLACAASIASIDLFKKEKTLVRLQPKIAHLKKELARLSELKYVGNIRQKGFMIGIEMVKDRATKMPYAPVDRIGAKIVMECRKRGLIIRPLGDVIVLMPPLSISLQELKQMMQIVFTSIKLVTETS
- a CDS encoding PIN domain-containing protein, which gives rise to MGLILIRILFVLLSTLLGYYEATQLYDQVSKVEGMAVGCGVAIMIILTEYLFRRVALKVIIGGILGFILGLTSATIIAAPLKYVPLDRSIVQFILLLMNGFFGYIGIVIGIREGEKFNPANLKKLFKGGAEENTKIMDTSVIIDGRIADVCETEFLDGTILIPQFILHELQHIADSSDSLKRARGRRGLDILHRIQKMSHMEVRITEEDFPKIREVDSKLIALAKSLGAKVITNDFNLNKVAELQGVKILNINDLSNAVKPVALPGESMRVFVLKEGKELGQGVAYLDDGTMIVVENGRKHMNKNVDVAVTSVLQTAAGRMIFTKPKEEMEHE
- the plsX gene encoding phosphate acyltransferase PlsX, with protein sequence MKIAVDAMGGDNAPQAIVAGAVQAAKEYGVGIILVGIEQSIQAELKKHPHARSLPIEVRNATEVVDMLDSPVTVFRRKKDSSIRVANELVKSGEAVAVISAGHTGAAMATSLFVLGKLEGIERPAIATFMPTMKGTSIILDVGANVDCKPNHLLQFAVMGEVYAKYLLKNPNPRIGLLSIGEEATKGNELTKEAFKLLTETSLNFIGNVEGRDVMSGNADVVVCDGFIGNVVLKLSEAVAEAIGLMIRENIGDNLIKKLGYFMMRPVFRALKRRVDYAEYGGMPLIGINGISIISHGRSSAQAIKNAIRVAAELAKSEAIRHIHEDIEKNMELVRAK
- a CDS encoding MFS transporter, which produces MDKKQVMSWCLFDFANSSYSAVIAAVIFPVYYAGVIVGNTSGEGDLWWGRAISLSMLFIALSSPFLGGIADYAGLRKRLLAFYTAICVVALSGFTLLTPGAVIAGFILAVFANIGMEGGLVFYNSFLPRIAPAEYHGRVSSWGFSIGYAGSISSLLIALPLVKAGHYGMTWIATAAFFAIFSLPAFLFLPQDSRADVTAFQAGTRGVGLAWKTIKKLWTRKEPRKFLIAYLFYEDGVNTVIVFSSIFAATTLHFGTGELVGLYITVQLTALIGAFLLAKPTDTWGPKKIVMLSLVLWTLVAVIAYFVQTKPQFWAVACTAGLGLGSVQAGTRAFYTQFVPKGSEAEYFGVYSLVGKSSAILGPLVFGFVSSTFGSQRPAILSIALFFIIGLILLSKVKGGGPNVSKG
- a CDS encoding DUF177 domain-containing protein, with translation MAMKINDIPPEGLTLELKQKLDLFDTGTASTAFTSILSIRPMGAGAFHIKGRVQADPELECSRCLKVFLYHSDTELDITLAPEKALGTAPEYELGQSELDVEFYRGEEIEPLDLVKEQLLITVPMVPLHRPDCKGLCSVCGTDLNETDCGCKKDNPGEFGAFSVLKDLLKK
- a CDS encoding YebC/PmpR family DNA-binding transcriptional regulator — encoded protein: MSGHSKWATTKHKKAATDAKRGKSFTKIGKEITVAARLGGGDPNGNPRLRTAVAKAKSISLPAENIKRAIQKGTGELPGVSYEEIIYEGYGPGGVAVIIESMTDNRNRTVSEIRNIFSKAGGNMGEAGCVSWMFHKKGYLVVNSAKVDEEKLMTLALDAGAEDMQPEDDNFVVTTALNDFEKVRKSLEDAGVSLEVAEITMIPQTYVKLDGKEAQQMLRLVETLEDNDDVQNVYANFDIPEEILNAV
- a CDS encoding DegQ family serine endoprotease; this encodes MINKKRFTLSLLFILVLGVFVGLLLSSHLEIMNQLPAKSQISSKSVDVLTQLSEAQSEVAAVATPSVVNISTTRVIKSREEMPLDLFEDPFFRRFFGDQVPHPNAPKEQKEQSLGSGVIVSEDGYIITNNHVIEKAQEIKVLLSTKKAYKAKLIGADPKTDLAVIKIDVNGLTALPWGDSNKLKVGEIVFAIGNPFGLNQTVTMGVIGAVGRANVGIADYEDFIQTDAAINPGNSGGALINARGELIGINTAILSRTGGYQGIGFAIPSSMAKQVMDSLLKYKKVVRGWLGVSIQEVTSDLADEFGVKDQKGSLVSSVMKGSPAEKAGIKQGDVILQYNGKLVEDTGHLRNMVSQTPINTTVKVTLLRDKKEVVVEVVIAELPKKLADASSPENEAEENNAKESSALAGLVVRELTPDLAQRFGFEENEKGVVVVKIEPGSKLFEVGIRPGDIILQINQKNIASLDEYKRIASKIKAEERLLLLLRRKGHDLFVTVRPE
- the ruvC gene encoding crossover junction endodeoxyribonuclease RuvC, with the translated sequence MKVLGIDPGTLTTGYGIVMEEDHKLFHVVSGGISPSAKQPFPLRLKKIYEELEKIIAKHRPQVVVVEDLFVSKNIQSALKLGHARGVAILAAMNAGLPVFEYAPLEVKQAVVGNGKAEKKQVQMMVKTLLDLPKVPHPADAADALAAAICHIHSSRLREILKNSSSLRQSGRGVSGFRHAGIRGTQA